A DNA window from Gorilla gorilla gorilla isolate KB3781 chromosome 19, NHGRI_mGorGor1-v2.1_pri, whole genome shotgun sequence contains the following coding sequences:
- the CHD3 gene encoding chromodomain-helicase-DNA-binding protein 3 isoform X19, which produces MASPLRDEEEEEEEMVVSEEEEEEEEEGDEEEEEVEAADEDDEEDDDEGVLGRGPGHDRGRDRHSPPGCHLFPPPPPPPPPLPPPPPPPPPDKDDIRLLPSALGVKKRKRGPKKQKENKPGKPRKRKKRDSEEEFGSERDEYREKSESGGSEYGTGPGRKRRRKHREKKEKKTKRRKKGEGDGGQKQVEQKSSATLLLTWGLEDVEHVFSEEDYHTLTNYKAFSQFMRPLIAKKNPKIPMSKMMTILGAKWREFSANNPFKGSAAAVAAAAAAAAAAVAEQVSAAVSSATPIAPSGPPALPPPPAADIQPPPIRRAKTKEGKGPGHKRRSKSPRVPDGRKKLRGKKMAPLKIKLGLLGGKRKKGGSYVFQSDEGPEPEAEESDLDSGSVHSVSGRPDGPVRTKKLKRGRPGRKKKKVLGCPAVAGEEEVDGYETDHQDYCEVCQQGGEIILCDTCPRAYHLVCLDPELDRAPEGKWSCPHCEKEGVQWEAKEEEEEYEEEGEEEGEKEEEDDHMEYCRVCKDGGELLCCDACISSYHIHCLNPPLPDIPNGEWLCPRCTCPVLKGRVQKILHWRWGEPPVAVPAPQQADGNPDVPPPRPLQGRSEREFFVKWVGLSYWHCSWAKELQLEIFHLVMYRNYQRKNDMDEPPPLDYGSGEDDGKSDKRKVKDPHYAEMEEKYYRFGIKPEWMTVHRIINHSVDKKGNYHYLVKWRDLPYDQSTWEEDEMNIPEYEEHKQSYWRHRELIMGEDPAQPRKYKKKKKELQGDGPPSSPTNDPTVKYETQPRFITATGGTLHMYQLEGLNWLRFSWAQGTDTILADEMGLGKTIQTIVFLYSLYKEGHTKGPFLVSAPLSTIINWEREFQMWAPKFYVVTYTGDKDSRAIIRENEFSFEDNAIKGGKKAFKMKREAQVKFHVLLTSYELITIDQAALGSIRWACLVVDEAHRLKNNQSKFFRVLNGYKIDHKLLLTGTPLQNNLEELFHLLNFLTPERFNNLEGFLEEFADISKEDQIKKLHDLLGPHMLRRLKADVFKNMPAKTELIVRVELSPMQKKYYKYILTRNFEALNSRGGGNQVSLLNIMMDLKKCCNHPYLFPVAAMESPKLPSGAYEGGALIKSSGKLMLLQKMLRKLKEQGHRVLIFSQMTKMLDLLEDFLDYEGYKYERIDGGITGALRQEAIDRFNAPGAQQFCFLLSTRAGGLGINLATADTVIIFDSDWNPHNDIQAFSRAHRIGQANKVMIYRFVTRASVEERITQVAKRKMMLTHLVVRPGLGSKAGSMSKQELDDILKFGTEELFKDENEGENKEEDSSVIHYDNEAIARLLDRNQDATEDTDVQNMNEYLSSFKVAQYVVREEDKIEEIEREIIKQEENVDPDYWEKLLRHHYEQQQEDLARNLGKGKRVRKQVNYNDAAQEDQDNQSEYSVGSEEEDEDFDERPEGRRQSKRQLRNEKDKPLPPLLARVGGNIEVLGFNTRQRKAFLNAVMRWGMPPQDAFTTQWLVRDLRGKTEKEFKAYVSLFMRHLCEPGADGSETFADGVPREGLSRQQVLTRIGVMSLVKKKVQEFEHINGRWSMPELMPDPSADSKRSSRASSPTKTSPTTPEASATNSPCTSKPATPAPSEKGEGIRTPLEKEEAENQEEKPEKNSRIGEKVETEADAPSPAPSLGERLEPRKIPLEDEVPGVPGEMEPEPGYRGDREKSEDVKGDRELRPGPRDEPRSNGRREEKTEKPRFMFNIADGGFTELHTLWQNEERAAISSGKLNEIWHRRHDYWLLAGIVLHGYARWQDIQNDAQFAIINEPFKTEANKGNFLEMKNKFLARRFKLLEQALVIEEQLRRAAYLNLSQEPAHPAMALHARFAEAECLAESHQHLSKESLAGNKPANAVLHKVLNQLEELLSDMKADVTRLPATLSRIPPIAARLQMSERSILSRLASKGTEPHPTPPPPTALQCW; this is translated from the exons ATGGCTTCCCCTCTGagggacgaggaggaggaggaggaggagatggtggtgtcggaggaggaagaagaggaggaagaagagggcgacgaggaggaggaggaggtggaggcggCCGACGAGGACGATGAGGAGGACGACGACGAGGGAGTACTCGGGCGCGGGCCGGGCCACGACCGGGGCCGCGACCGCCACAGCCCCCCCGGCTGCCACCTcttcccgccgccgccgccgccgccgccaccgctgcccccgccgccgccgcccccgccgccaG ATAAGGATGACATTCGGCTGCTGCCTTCAGCATTGGGTGTGAAGAAGAGAAAACGAGGACCCAAGAAGCAGAAGGAGAACAAGCCAGGAAAACCCCGAAAACGCAAGAAGCGT gaCAGTGAGGAGGAATTTGGTTCTGAGCGAGATGAGTACCGGGAGAAGTCAGAGAGTGGGGGCAGTGAATATGGAACCGGACCGGGTCGGAAACGAAGAAGGAAGCACcgagaaaaaaaggagaagaagacaaAGCGGCGGAAAAagggggagggagatggggggcaAAAG CAAGTGGAACAGAAGTCATCAGCAACTCTGCTTCTGACCTGGGGCCTGGAGGATGTGGAGCATGTGTTCTCTGAGGAGGATTACCACACGCTCACCAACTACAAAGCCTTCAGCCAGTTCATGAG GCCCCTAATTGCTAAGAAGAATCCTAAGATCCCAATGTCTAAGATGATGACCATCCTTGGGGCCAAATGGAGAGAGTTCAGCGCCAACAACCCCTTCAAGGGGTCAGCAGCTGCTgtggcggcggcagcggcagcagcagcagcagctgtagCTGAGCAGGTGTCAGCTGCTGTCTCGTCAGCCACCCCCATAGCACCCTCCGGACCCCCCGCCCTTCCACCACCCCCTGCTGCTGATATCCAGCCCCCACCCATCCGAAGAGCCAAAACCAAAGAGGGCAAAG GTCCAGGCCATAAGAGGCGGAGTAAGAGCCCCCGAGTGCCTGATGGACGCAAGAAGCTTCGGGGAAAGAAAATGGCACCACTCAAAATAAAACTAGGGCTTCTGGGtggcaagaggaagaaaggaggctCG TATGTTTTTCAGAGCGACGAAGGTCCTGAACCAGAGGCTGAGGAATCAGACCTGGACAGTGGCAGTGTCCACAGTGTCTCAGGCCGGCCTGATGGCCCTGTCCGCACCAAGAAACTAAAGAGAGGCCGgccaggaaggaagaagaagaagg TCCTGGGCTGTCCTGCAGTGGccggggaggaggaggttgaTGGCTACGAGACGGATCACCAGGATTACTGTGAGGTGTGCCAGCAGGGTGGGGAAATTATTCTGTGTGACACCTGCCCTCGTGCCTACCACCTCGTCTGCCTTGATCCTGAGCTTGACCGGGCTCCAGAGGGCAAATGGAGCTGCCCTCACTGT GAGAAGGAGGGGGTCcagtgggaggccaaggaggaagaagaagaatacgaagaggagggagaggaagaaggggagaaggaggaggaggacgatCACATGGAGTACTGCCGCGTATGCAAGGACGGCGGGGAGCTCCTGTGCTGTGACGCGTGCATCTCCTCCTACCACATTCATTGTCTAAACCCTCCCCTGCCTGACATTCCCAATGGTGAATGGCTGTGTCCCCGATGCACA TGCCCCGTGCTGAAGGGTCGAGTGCAGAAGATCCTACATTGGCGGTGGGGGGAGCCACCTGTAGCAGTGCCAGCCCCTCAACAGGCAGATGGAAATCCAGATGTCCCACCCCCCCGTCCTCTTCAAGGCAGATCAGAGCGAGAGTTCTTTGTCAAGTGGGTAGGACTATCCTACTGGCACTGCTCCTGGGCCAAGGAGCTTCAG CTGGAAATCTTCCATTTGGTTATGTATCGAAACTACCAGCGGAAGAATGACATGGATGAGCCCCCACCCCTGGACTATGGCTCCGGCGAGGATGATGGGAAGAGTGACAAGCGTAAAGTGAAAGACCCACACTATGCTGAGATGGAGGAGAAGTACTATCGTTTTGGCATCAAGCCAGAGTGGATGACCGTCCACCGTATCATCAACCACAG TGTGGATAAAAAGGGGAATTACCACTATCTAGTAAAATGGAGGGACTTACCATATGACCAGTCCACGTGggaggaagatgaaatgaatatcCCTGAATATGAAGAACATAAGCAAAGCTACTGGAGACACCG AGAACTAATTATGGGGGAAGACCCTGCCCAGCCCCGCAagtataagaagaagaagaaggagctACAGGGTGATGGGCCTCCCAGTTCTCCCACTAATGAT CCTACCGTGAAATATGAGACTCAGCCACGGTTTATCACAGCCACTGGAGGCACCCTGCACATGTATCAGTTGGAAGGGCTGAACTGGCTACGCTTCTCCTGGGCCCAGGGCACTGACACCATTCTAGCTGATGAGATGGGGCTGGGCAAGACCATACAAACCATCGTCTTCCTCTACTCACTCTACAAGGAG GGCCACACAAAAGGTCCCTTCCTGGTGAGTGCCCCACTCTCTACTATCATTAACTGGGAGCGGGAGTTCCAGATGTGGGCACCCAAATTCTATGTGGTGACATACACGGGTGACAAGGACAGCCGGGCCATCATTCGTGAGAATGAATTCTCCTTTGAGGACAATGCCATCAAAGGGGGCAAGAAAGCTTTTAAGATGAAG AGGGAGGCACAGGTGAAGTTCCATGTTCTCCTGACATCGTATGAGCTGATCACCATTGATCAGGCAGCACTTGGTTCCATCCGCTGGGCCTGTCTTGTGGTAGATGAGGCCCATCGACTCAAGAACAACCAGTCCAAG TTTTTCAGGGTTCTCAATGGTTACAAGATAGATCATAAGTTGCTGCTGACAGGAACCCCATTGCAGAATAATCTGGAGGAGCTCTTCCATCTCCTGAACTTCCTCACCCCAGAGAGATTTAA CAActtggagggcttcctggaggagtttGCTGACATATCCAAAGAGGACCAGATCAAGAAACTGCATGATTTGCTGGGGCCACACATGCTGCGGAGACTCAAGGCAGATGTCTTTAAGAACATGCCAGCCAAGACAGAGCTCATCGTTCGGGTGGAGCTAAGCCCCATGCAGAA GAAATACTACAAATACATCCTGACTCGAAATTTTGAGGCCTTGAATTCACGAGGTGGTGGGAACCAGGTGTCGCTGCTTAATATCATGATGGATCTTAAGAAGTGCTGCAACCATCCATACCTTTTTCCCGTGGCTGCTATG GAGTCCCCCAAACTCCCCAGTGGGGCTTATGAGGGTGGGGCACTTATTAAGTCGTCTGGGAAGCTCATGCTGCTCCAGAAGATGCTGCGAAAGCTGAAGGAGCAAGGACACCGAGTGCTCATCTTCTCCCAG ATGACCAAAATGTTAGACTTGCTTGAGGACTTCTTAGACTATGAAGGCTACAAGTATGAGCGCATCGATGGTGGTATCACGGGTGCCCTGAGGCAGGAGGCCATCGATCGGTTTAATG CTCCTGGGGCCCAACAATTCTGCTTCCTCCTGTCCACCCGAGCTGGGGGCCTGGGCATCAATCTGGCCACTGCTGACACTGTCATCATCTTTGATTCTGACTGGAACCCCCATAATGACATCCAG GCCTTTAGCCGGGCTCATCGGATTGGCCAGGCCAACAAAGTGATGATTTACCGGTTTGTGACTCGCGCGTCAGTGGAAGAGCGAATCACACAAGTGGCCAAGAGAAAGATGATGCTGACACACCTGGTTGTGCGGCCTGGGCTGGGCTCCAAGGCAGGCTCCATGTCCAAGCAGGAGCTTGACGACATTCTCAAATTTGGCACTGAAGAGCTATTCAAGGATGAAAACGAGG GGGAGAACAAGGAGGAGGACAGCAGTGTGATTCATTATGACAATGAGGCCATCGCTCGGCTGTTGGACCGGAACCAGGATGCAACTGAGGACACTGACGTGCAGAACATGAATGAGTATCTCAGCTCCTTCAAGGTGGCACAGTACGTCGTGCGGGAAGAAGACAAG ATTGAGGAAATTGAGCGAGAGATCATCAAGCAGGAGGAGAATGTGGACCCTGACTACTGGGAGAAGCTGCTGAGGCATCACTATGAGCAACAGCAGGAAGACCTAGCCCGGAATCTAGGCAAGGGCAAGCGGGTTCGCAAGCAAGTTAACTACAATGATGCTGCTCAGGAAGACCAAG ACAACCAGTCAGAGTACTCGGTGGGTTcagaggaggaggatgaagactTCGATGAACGTCCTGAAG GGCGTAGACAGTCAAAGAGGCAGCTCCGGAATGAGAAAGATAAGCCACTGCCTCCACTGCTGGCCCGAGTCGGGGGCAACATTGAG GTGCTGGGCTTCAACACCCGTCAGCGGAAGGCTTTCCTCAATGCTGTGATGCGCTGGGGGATGCCACCACAGGATGCCTTCACCACGCAGTGGCTGGTGCGGGACCTGAGGGGCAAGACTGAGAAGGAGTTTAA GGCCTATGTGTCTTTGTTCATGCGCCATCTGTGTGAGCCTGGGGCAGACGGCTCTGAAACCTTTGCCGATGGGGTCCCTCGGGAGGGACTGAGTCGCCAGCAGGTGTTGACCCGCATTGGAGTCATGTCTCTCGTCAAAAAGAAG GTGCAGGAGTTTGAGCACATCAATGGGCGTTGGTCAATGCCGGAACTGATGCCTGACCCCAGCGCCGATTCTAAGCGCTCCTCCAGAGCCTCCTCTCCTACCAAAACATCTCCCACCACTCCTGAGGCTTCTGCTACCAACAGTCCCTGCACCTCTAAACCTG CTACTCCAGCTCCAAGTGAGAAAGGAGAAGGCATAAGGACACCTCTTGAGAAGGAGGAAGCTGAAAACCAGGAGGAAAAGCCAGAGAAGAACAGCAGAATTGGGGAGAAGGTGGAGACAGAG GCTGatgcccccagcccagccccatcaCTTGGGGAGCGGCTGGAGCCAAGGAAGATTCCTCTAGAGGATGAGGTGCCAGGGGTGCCTGGAGAGATGGAGCCTGAACCTGGGTACCGTGGGGACAGAGAGAAGTCAG AAGATGTAAAAGGTGACCGGGAGCTTCGACCAGGGCCTCGAGATGAGCCACGGTCCAATGGGCGACgagaggaaaagacagagaagCCCCGGTTCATGTTCAATATCGCCGATGGTGGCTTCACAG AGCTTCACACACTGTGGCAGAATGAGGAACGGGCAGCTATTTCCTCGGGGAAACTCAATGAGATCTGGCACAGAAGACATGACTATTGGCTTCTGGCTGGGATTGTCCT CCATGGCTATGCACGGTGGCAGGACATCCAGAATGATGCTCAATTTGCCATTATCAATGAGCCATTTAAAACTGAAGCCAATAAGGGGAACTTTCTGGAGATGAAAAATAAGTTCCTGGCCCGGAGGTTCAAG CTCCTGGAGCAGGCGCTGGTGATTGAGGAGCAGCTGCGGCGGGCGGCCTACCTGAACCTGTCGCAGGAGCCGGCGCACCCCGCCATGGCCCTCCACGCCCGCTTCGCCGAGGCCGAGTGCCTGGCCGAGAGCCACCAGCACCTCTCCAAGGAGTCGCTGGCGGGGAACAAGCCGGCCAACGCCGTCCTGCACAAGG TTCTGAACCAGCTGGAGGAGTTGCTGAGCGACATGAAGGCGGACGTGACCCGCCTGCCAGCCACGCTGTCCCGAATACCCCCCATCGCAGCCCGCCTTCAGATGTCCGAGCGCAGCATCCTCAGCCGGCTGGCCAGCAAGGGCACGGAGCCTCACCCCACACCG